The DNA region GGAACTCTTGCAGTACTATTTAAGGAAGAAAGTTTCATATGAGAAGATTGACCTCGATGTTATTCGTGATGTCGATCTCAACAAACTCGAGCCATGGGATATACAAGGTAATGCCTCAATATGGTTCatttccctttgttttctttgattttttttttaaaaaaaaaaaaaaaaattatttatatatataacaaatggTCATTTTCTTTGGAGCACATTCTTCTATAATTAGCTGAATGTTTTTCTTGGAATGATTTGTCTCTTAGAGATGGATGTTgggtttaatttttggtttgttgcAGAGGTGTGTAAAATAGGCACCACCCCTCAAAATGATTGGTACTTCTTTAGCCACAAAGACAAGAAGTACCCCACTGGGACGCGCACCAATCGTGCCACTACTGCTGGGTTCTGGAAAGCCACTGGCCGTGACAAAGTGATACTAAGCAATTGTAGGCGGATCGGAATGAGGAAGACTCTTGTGTTCTACAGAGGCCGAGCTCCCCACGGCCTAAAATCCGACTGGATCATGCACGAGTATAGGCTAGACGACAACGTCACTGATACCGATGTGagctaattttttaataatttttaaataaaatttgtggtaCATGTaactttataatatatatattataaatccGATAAGGTTTAATTGTCTTCTTTTTAAAATACCGAATTTCCATATTTATTTCACTTATCATAGTTTTTGTAACCATGTGTTAAGATCTCCAATGCTATGGGAGAGGCAAGTCAGGAAGAGGGATGGGTGGTGTGCCGTATATTCAAGAAGAAAAATCTGCACAAAACCCTAGACAGCCCTATGAGTTCATCATTCACTGCAGAAACAAGAAGCCAGATGTTTGATTCATGTAATGGTGGAGCCTTGGAGCAAATGCTCCAATACGTGGGAAACGGTAAGGAGGAAGAGATGAATGAAGCAAAAAGCAGCGCAAGAACATATCTCAGGCCCATCGAGACAGGTATGAAAAATGGTTACCCTGAGAGATTCATGAAGCTTCCAAGCCTGGAGAGCCCAAACTCCACAAGCAGCCAATGTTATTACCAACACAATATTCATCCAGAGATGATCATAGAAAATGAAGGGTCCTCAGTCACCAATCCCAACTCTGTTTATAACCAAATGGACTCAGCTGCTCTCACTAACTGGGCAGCCCTTGATAGGCTTGTTGCTTCTCAGCTCAATGGCCAAACAGAGGCTTCTAGGCAATTAGCCTGCTTCAATGAACCCACAAACACCATGCCTTATTGCAGTACTGATCATGATCTCCAATTTTCAACCCTTcgatcatcatcatcctcttccAACAGATCCTACCATCCCACACAGGACTACAACAGTGAAATCGATCTCTGGAGTTTTGCtcgatcatcatcatcattctcaTCCTCTGACGACCCACTATGCCATGTGTCAAACGCCCCGGTATAACAGAATAACcttcaatatgtattatgtaTAATCATATAATATTAGTTCTTGAAGTCAGAGAGGCTCATAATTACAGGCAGTTATTTGTGATAATGCTACTAGTACCTGATATGTTAGATAAATAAAGGTGAACAACTTTTAGATGGGGTGGCATTGTCAACCATTATCTTCGGTTAATCACTATGTCTACCATTAATATTTGAGTTTTGCCCTCTAGAAGCCTGGCATACTCTAGGTGCTTTTGATATTCTTTTTCTAACTGCAATTATAGGTctaccttttttgtttttattttttatttttttacttttttaatatCTTCTAAGATGATCAAGATGGTCATGTGCTTAATTATCATTTATCTTTTGGTCACGTGGTTTGTCGGTTTGTTTGAGGAAGGTGCTGAGCCCATGGCTCTGCTGGTCCATATAAAATGACTAAAGGGTGCGGGACATGGGCTCCGCACAACTTGCATGACCATCCAATGCCGATGGTTGAGAGTAATTTTGTTGTACTTTGGAGACAGTATTTCGTTCTCCTATAATTAAGCAagttttactaattaaaatcaTGGTAAAATCTATTGTTCATATGAGAATAGAAAGTATTGCACAGGGAGAGAATATCAAATAATTCtccaattgagagagagagagagagagcattgcttagaggatttgaattttagacccccaattaaaaGTATCATAGAGTGTCAATTAAGATACAAAACTTTTAGCACAAAACTTTTAGTCATTATTGGGGgaatattgaataattttctaATGCAtgtggagagaaagagagtgagatagagagagaaggaaagagagGAAGGACGTTGTCCCACTCGAAGGAAGTCAAAAACGAATGAAAGAGAAACGTAAGCTTTGCATATTTGTCCCgtcactaacaaaaaaaagttgaaagcaAAATGACAAGGTTCATTAACTCAGGGGATAGCTTCCGGCCAAAAATCAAAAAACCCTAAACTCTAACAGAGTTGATTGGGATCTCTCATAAAATGGAGGTGATGTCCATGATCAAGTAATACCATTTTTGGTAAAGtctttactcttaaaaaaaaaaaaaaatcggataTAAACAGGTTATTAATTTGAGTATAATTAATCCCCCCATTTTCCTTTTAAGATCATATtcacttattaaaataaataaataaaagttatattGACTTCCTGCCTCCTCGAGCATTTCGCAAAATTACTATAATAAATTCTTTATTGTTTTG from Castanea sativa cultivar Marrone di Chiusa Pesio chromosome 6, ASM4071231v1 includes:
- the LOC142638995 gene encoding NAC domain-containing protein 43, translating into MPENMSISVNGQSQVPPGFRFHPTEEELLQYYLRKKVSYEKIDLDVIRDVDLNKLEPWDIQEVCKIGTTPQNDWYFFSHKDKKYPTGTRTNRATTAGFWKATGRDKVILSNCRRIGMRKTLVFYRGRAPHGLKSDWIMHEYRLDDNVTDTDISNAMGEASQEEGWVVCRIFKKKNLHKTLDSPMSSSFTAETRSQMFDSCNGGALEQMLQYVGNGKEEEMNEAKSSARTYLRPIETGMKNGYPERFMKLPSLESPNSTSSQCYYQHNIHPEMIIENEGSSVTNPNSVYNQMDSAALTNWAALDRLVASQLNGQTEASRQLACFNEPTNTMPYCSTDHDLQFSTLRSSSSSSNRSYHPTQDYNSEIDLWSFARSSSSFSSSDDPLCHVSNAPV